In Isosphaera pallida ATCC 43644, the sequence GCGAACAACACCAGACCCAAGGCGATCACCTGAAGACGGTCCCGTCCCGGACCCAGCGAGGCGACAATCAACGCGCCCAGGGTCGCCCCCACTCCTGAACTCGCTAGCAACAGGCTGTAGCCGATCTCGCGGACCCCGAGGACCACCTGGGCGTAACTGGGGATCATCGCCGAGTAGCCCATTCCCAACACCCCGAAACCGCTGAGCATCAGGAACAGCCCGCCCACCAGCCGATCCCGACCGAGATGGGCGAATCCCGCTAGCGCGCCCTTCCAACCTTTGGACGCCGTCGCGTTGTCGCCCGCTCGCGCGTTGGGTGGTTTAGGTCGGACCCGCATTAGTCCCACGGCGGTCATGGCCGCGGTGAAGCTCACCGCATTCAGAACGAAGCAGGCTGGCGCGCCCAGGGTCGCCAGCACCACCCCGGCCAGGCTGGGACCAACCACCCGCGAAGCGTTGAACAATCCAGTGTTCAACGCGATGGCGTTCATCAAATGGCCGCGACCCACCACGTCGTAAATCAATACCTGACGACTCGGCATCTCGAAGGTCACGCAGACCCGCGCTACCACTAGCGCCGCTAACATCAGGGGCACCGGCAGCCAACCAATCAGCGCCAGCGCTGCTAGCGTTGAGGCGACCACGAATTGGCCGAACTGCATTGCCAGCACCATCCGCCGGGGCGTCACTTGGTCGGCCACCATCCCGGCCAACAGACCGACCACCACGCCTGGCATGAGGTTGGCGGCCTCGACCAGCCCCAGCATCCGCTCATCGCGGGTCGTCTCGAAGACGATCCATGCCACCGCCGCCCCTTGAAGCCACGTCCCCACCAGACTAATCCCGTGTCCAATGAAGAACTTGCGGTACTCCAGATTCCCCAGCGCCTCGAAGGTCCGCGGGACGCGCGGGGAGGACCCAGAGAAACCAACCTCAGACGACTCGTCCGCCTCCGCCTCCGCTTCCGCTTCCAAAGTGGCGGGGACCGTGACCGGAGCGGAGCGGCGAGGGGAGCCGGAGGCAACCGGACTTGTTGTGGACATGGACCATCCCAGAACGGAGCGTTTTCAAACCCAACCCCGCCCCTTGCCGATTTTCGGACCACGCGGCGCGGGGGAACGCCTCATTGTAGTCCGAAGGGTCGAGACGCCTGGATCGCGTCGCAACGACGGCACGGCTCTCCTCGCCCACCCACCCTGCCGATCGGTGTCCCTCAATTCAATCCTCCAGAGCGAGCCGGTGACGAGCCGCGTGGTTTAGGCCGTCGCCCCCGAGACTCGGCGTCGCCTTAGAGGAAGGGTCGGTCTCGTCCTCCAAACTCAGTCCCTCGATCTCGGGCAGGGAGCGACCCACGATCCCCTCCAGATCGCCATAGAGACCGCTCATGTTCAAGTCGATGATTTCAAGCTGTTTCTCACGCTTGGACCATTGCTTTTGCATGAACTTCTTCTCTTTGTCCAAATCGTCTTGAAGGTCTCTGAACTTCTCCAGAAGTGCTTGGAAACGGTGGCGGAAGCCGGGTCCGGTCAGGTAGCGATAGAGGAGGGCTTCCTTGGATTGACGGTCCTCATGCACCAAGCGGGCTTGAGCCACCTCGACTAGAGCGTGCCGTAGGATCGTCGCCAGCGGCGCGGCCAGACGGGGCGAGACCACCCAGATTTGGTCGATGTACTCAAACCCCTCGACCCCTTTGGGCAGCGTTTGCGACACAATGACGGCCAGATCGGCCTGGGCCGCGCGTTGATCCTGACGCAGCTTAGGCAGCCATGCGTCGTTCCAGTTTTTGGTCCGCTTGAACTCCCAGAGGATCGTACCCCGGCTGACACTTGAACCGCCCGCGAACACCCTCTGCAACAGATCGCCGCCAAATTCCCCCTTGCCGACCGGCTCGATCGCGTCGCCCGGAAACCGCGACCGCAGCAGCTCCTCGAATTGAAGCTCAAGCACCTCGCCGCGCAACTGCTCCGAGCCTCTCTCGGCGCGGCGTTTGAGTTCCTCGATTTGGTGTTGCATTGTCGCAATGAGATGATCCTTCTCGGCGACTTTGAGTTGCAACGCCTCTTCGGCCTCGCGGCGCGCCCGCTCACGCTCGCGGTCCAGCGACTCAGCCACGCGGCGGGCTACCGTGACCTCCAACTCGCGGCGGGCGTCCTCCAGGTCGCGCTGGCACCTCAAAAACTCGGCCTCGGCCCGCTTGGCTTCCTCCAGTTGTGCCTCGCGTTTCTTGAGCAGCTCCAACGCCTCGACCAGATCGCGTTGTTTGGATTCTAAGTCCTGGGCCATTTGACGACGGACGCGGCGGTTCTCCTCCTCGGCGATCTCTTTGCGTCGCTGGTCCACTTCGTGGGCGATCCGTTCCTCGATGAGGGTCTGCTCGCGGCGAAGCTGCTCACGCTGACTCTCCAGTTCGGCCTCCCGCCGCGTCATCATGGCCTCCAGTTCGGCCAGACGCTTTTGATACTCCACGCGGGTCTTCTCCACCAAGGGCGCGGCCAGCGACTCGGTGAGCTTAATGACCTGCTTACAACTCGGACAGATGATCGTTGGCTCGATCATGGGCGCGCGACTCCCTCGACTTCAGTTCGACAGTTCTTCTTTTTTATGTTCTTCGATGCGATGCTGATTGCGACGAGACGCGATCGGTTCTACAACCCAACCACGGCACGCTGGTTCGCAGTGAGTTGGTTCGCTCACGTCGCTCCAACTCTCTATCCGGATCGGAGCCAACACGCGAAACGATTTCGACCGATAGAACGGGTTGGTGTAGCGGGCGATCGTCACCGGGAAGGATGCGTGGACCGTCCCAAGCGTGACGCCGCAAGGTGCCCCGCCGCGGCGGCCACTGTGGCGCTCAGGGTGGACAAAATGGCGAAGGGGACCGCTTCACCACGTCCCTCCAGACCGCCGGAGACCCGCACCGCCAGACCGATCCCCGCAACCAGCACCCCCAGGACCCAGGCGATCAAACCCGCGGCTCGCCAGCGGGGAACTAGGGTGGGATCCTCAGGGATGCCCCTTCGCGCTTGAACGGCCAGCACCGCCGCCAGCGGACCCACCAGACCAGCCACCGCCAACCAGAGCCAGGCCGGGCGGTCCCCAAGCCCAATCAAGGTCAGAATCGCCGCGACTCCCCCGATTGCCCAGGCCCAGCGGATCGGCGGCGCGGCGGGAGTCACCCGTCGCAACCCCAAATTCCCCCAATGGGCAGCGAAGACCCCATGCGCCAACGACGCGCACGCCAGAATCACCGCTGCGACACCCAAGGCGATCCCCCGCCACCCCCCGGCCGCCACCGCGCGCTCGTTCCAAACCACGCGATGAAACGTGAGTGTCTCCAACGGGTTCTCGACCATTCCCCACCCTTCGGCGGACTGCCTCAACGCCACGACTGCCAAAGCCAGCAGGCACGCAGTCGCCACCGCGACCCCCACCCCAACCGCGGCCGTCAGTTTTAGTTCACCCCGCGTTTTGAGAGTTGCCCCCCAGTCGGCCAAAAACCACGCGACCACCAGACCCACGGCCGCCACCGCGTCCAGACCGATCGCCAGCCCCAACCAGGCGTCGGGACCACGACTCGCCAACACCGCCTCGTCCAACCTCGACCCGCCAAGAGCGACCTCGGGTCCCCCCCCCGCTCCCTGCTCCAACCCCTCCACCAGCGTGCCAATCCCGCTCCAGTCGGCCAGGGTGATCAAAAATATCGTCCCTAGCGCCAGAGGGGGCAGAACGGTTCCAAACTTGACCAGCATTAAAACCATCCGTGTGAACAAGGTCGAACATCCCACCAGGGCCAGCACGACCGCCCAGGTGGTCGTCGTGATCCAGCGGACCGGGTCAGACGACACCCATCCAAACCGTTGAGGCGCGATCGGATCGAGTCCTCCCAGTGCGTTCAACCCGGCGAAACTCAATTCGACCGCGAAGTGGACCGCCAGCACCAGCAACAGCAAACCGGCGATTCCTAATGCCCAGGAGGCCACGCGGTCGCGTCCCCAGACGCCAAGCGCGCATCCGAGTTGGTCGAAGGTCGAGAGACCCGAGCGTTGGCAAGTCGCTGCCGGCCCTACCGCGAAGACCCACGAGGCCAGCAACGCCCCTAGCGACACCCCCGCCGCTGCCCAAAGCGGCCCCCCCGGGGGAAGCGTCCGCGCGGTCACATCGTCGTACACCCCGACCCAAAGCAACGCCACGATTGTCATGGGCGCGGCCCCCAGACGCCACGAGCGATGCGGGATCAACGACCCAGGCCGCGTCGCCGAATCCGACTCCGCGGCGACGATCGGCAGGGGGCTTGACGAAGGCGTGGAGGCGTTCACGGGATCACGCAAAGGTCGTTCGTTTCCGTCCCACACGCGCGTTGAACGGTCTCTCTCCTCCACCAACGTTGGATGGGATGGAGGAGAGGAACCCCGTTCAGATTCACGCGTGATGAAAATCCATCGTCAACCGCGTTGTCACACCTCGATTCCGGTCAATACTCGGTCGCCGCTTCCTCGGCGTGACTGAGACTCTTGGGTTTGTAGCCCCCTTGGGTGGCGAAGTAAACGATTAACCCGATGTAGGAGACCAGCATCAAGCAGGGCAGCAACGCCACGGTCAACAGCGCCCGCTTGCTCTCGCGGTCGCGGATCTCCTTGAAGATCGCCGCTTGAGCCTGGCGTTCCTCGGTTTCGTCGTTCAAAAGCGCGTCCACCTTTTGAGCGTCGATCGGGGTGTATTCGCCGAAAACCGAGGCTTTGCGGTCACCGGTGACCAGTTCGTAAATCGCTGGATGTTCCTGCCGCAGCGCGTCGGAAATCCGGGTGTCCTGGATGAAGCCGAGGAACGGGTTGCCCAACACCCCCACGGCCAACATGCCCACGCCGCCCATCGTGTTGAGGGTCAACGCGCCGCCTTCGGGATACTGTTCGGAGACCACTCCCAGCATTGTCGGCCAGAAGAAGGTTTTGCCCAGGCCGTACAGCGTCGCCGCCGCGAGGATCACCGCGCCTTGAGCTTGTGAGAGGAACACCAGACCTCCCGCCGCCAGCGCCGCGCTGAGGGCCAGCAGACCCAGAGGCGAAAGCCGGTGCACAATTGGCCCGGCGCTGAACCGCAAGACCATCATAATGAGCGAGGTGTAGATAAGGATCAATCCAGGGTTGAGGCTCATCGCGGTCATTTGCGATTCCATCAGCGGGGTGATCCAGCTGTCGGTGCCCAACTCGGTGGTGGCCAGCGGGATCATGATCAGCATCAATACGATGAACAGCGGACTGCCCAGGCTGCGAACCGCCAGGCCGTAGCCGCCGACCAACGCGCCGATGATCACAAGTTGAACCATGTCGGGGATGACGAAGACCCGGCCCACTTCGCGGACGATCAAGCCGACCACGATCAGCGCCCCAAGGGCACCGACCTGCTGGAGCATCGTCAGATACGAGCCCCCCATCGCCACCCGTTCGTTGATCGGGAAGCGGCAGCGACTAAGGATCGCGCCATAGGCGACCACCGGGATGAACAGCAACGCGACCTTGAATTGCCAACTCACGTCGCCCAAACCGATCGAAAGCAGGCCGCCCAGCACCAGACCACCGGGCCAACCGGCGTGAAGGATGTTGAGCCACTTGGTTTTCTGGTTGCGGAAGATCGTCGCCACCACCGGGTTGATGACCGCTTCAACGGTGCCGTTGCCTAGCGCCACGATGAAGGTGCCGAAGTATAAAATCCAGTAACCTCGATCCTTGTAGCCTGGATCGCTTGGGTCTCCAGCCAGGGTTGGAGCCATGATCGTGACCACCGCCGAAACGACATGGCAGAGAAAGGCGAAGGCCATCGCCTTGCCATAGCCGATCTTGTCGATGATGAGGCTGAACAAAATGATGCTAATGGCGAACGGCCACAGCCCCACCCCGAACAACTCGCCTTTTTGGGTGAAGTTCAGGTCGAACTCGCGGCCCCAGTCGTTGATGATCTGGGTGCGGACGATGAACCCAAAGGCGGTGGCGATCAGGGCGATGAAGCAGCCCCAGAACAAAAGCATGTCGCCCGAACTTGGCCCGGCTTCGGAGCCGTTGCCGAAATCAGCGCGGTGAGAGTCGGAGGTGGCGGCCATGAGTGATGGTTCCTCGGCGCAATGGGACCGAAGGGAGAGGATGGGAAGGAAAATGGGGACAAAGCGCGGGAGCCGGTTGCGCGGGGGTGTCGTCCCACAATGTTGAAGGCGAGGAAGGCGGAAGCGACCCACTTCGTTGGGTTTTCATAACCGACGGATCGCCTTGTCGCAACCGAGTGGTCCGCGTCCCTGATCCCTCCCCAAAACCGCGTTGGAATGGTTCGAGCGATTGGAAATGGCGAACAGCCGCGGCGACGGCCCCACCCCGTGTCTCAATCCCGTCCCACGGCCAGCGCGACCGCCGCGCGGACGGTAGCGAGTTGGATCTCCACCGTGTCCTCGATCGGCTCGGCGTAGCCGCCGGCCATCGTTACTGCCACCGGCAACATCCGCCGCCGACACTCGGCGAAAATGAAGGCATCGCGACGCCTCAGCCCTTCTTTGGTGAGTTTCAGGCGTCCCAGACGATCCCCTTCGTAGGGGTCGGCCCCGGCCAGATAGATCGCTAGGTTGGCTCCCGCCCGGTCCAACGCCTGGGGAACTGTCTCCTCCAGCCGCGCAAGATAGTCCGTGTCGCCAATCCCGTCGGGCAACGGCACATCCAGGTCGGAGGGGGGCTTACGCATCGGGTAGTTTTTAGCAGAATGGATCGAATAGGTGAACACCCGCGGATCGTCCGCGAAGATCGCAGCCGTGCCGTCGCCGTGGTGCACGTCGCAATCCAGGATCACCACCCGCTCCACCCGTCCCTCCGCCAGCAACGCCCGCGCCGCCACGGCCGCATCATTGAACACGCAGTAACCTGCCCCTTTGTGGACATGCGCGTGGTGGGTGCCTCCCGCCAGGTTCACCGAGGCGAAATCCTCCAGCGCCGCTCGCGCCGCGGCGATCGTGCCGCCGGTGGAGCGTCGGGAACGCTCCACCAGTCCCTCCGACCACGGTAACCCGATTTCCCGTTCCTCCTCGGGCCGCAACCCGCCGGTGGCCACCCGGCGGACGTATCCGGGATCATGCACTCGTTCGAGGTCCGCGTCCGACGCCGCCGGCGGCTCCAGCAAACGGACCCGATCCGACCACGCGGCCCGCTCGACCTGCTGACGCAACAGCGCGTACTTGCGCATCGGAAATCGGTGCCACTCAGGAAGCGGCAAGGTGTAGCGATCCGAATGATAAACCCGCGCTTTGACCTTCTCGACGCTCATCGACGCGCTTCCTTCCTTCGAATCTCCCACTGTGATCGATCCTCGTACCAGCGTTGGAATGCCAGCCGCAATGATACAATCGTAGACAGCCTGGACCCTCCCGGCCCCAAAACATCCGCGGACCCCGGCCTGGACTTCGCCTCGCCGAATCCTTCCTTCCCTCCTTGCCTCGCCTCTGGTTAAACGGTTTTGGTTCGTGTTGCCCCTCATCTCGGCACGCTTCGGGACGCTTCCTTGATGAACACCAGTCAACTTCGCGGCCGCACCGTGGCCTTTGCTGCCTCGGGCGGTCTGGACAGCTGCACGATTACCCGTTGGCTCACCGATCAGGGAGTGACCGTGGTGGCGATCACTGCCGATCTCGCCCAGCCTGACGAGCCGGACTTCGCCGCCATCGAGGCCCGCATGAGGGCCAGCGGAGCCAAGGAGTTCATCCGGGTGCCGCTGCACGACGCCATCGCCCAGGCGGGTCTGGAAGGCGTCCAGGCCCAGGCCCGCTACGAAGGACCGTACTGGAACACCACCGCGATCGGCCGCCATGTGATCGTCGCGGGCATGATCCCGGTGATGCGCGAGTTGGGCGTCTCGATCCTCTCCCACGGCGCGACCGGACGCGGCAACGACCAGGTCCGTTTCCAACTGGTCACCAACATGCTCGCCCCCGACTTCCAGGTGTACGCCCCCTGGCGCGATCCCGAGTTCCTCGGTCGGTTCCGAGGCCGCCGCGAGATGATTGACTATTGCAACTCCCACAACCTGCCGATCAAAGCGACCGTGGAGGCCCCTTACTCCACCGACGCCAACCTCTTGGGTCTGACCCACGAGGCCGGCAAGCTCGAATCGCTGGAGGTCGCCCCCAGCTTCGTCGAACCCAAGATGGGCGTGACACCCCAATGCGCCCCGGACACTCCCCAGGTCGTCACCCTTCGCTTCGAGGCGGGCCGCCCGGTGATGATCAACGGTCAAAGCGTCAGTGGCTTCGAGGCATTGCGCTTGGCCAATCAACTTGGCGGCGCGCATGGGGTCGGTATCGCTGCCCACCTGGTTGAAAATCGCTTCGTGGGGATCAAGTCCCGAGGAGTTTACGAGGCCCCCGGCATGGAACTGCTGGGCACGGCGTATCGTTATCTGCTCGAATTAATTCTCGACCGTCGCGCCCGCGCCCACTTCGACAACCTCTCTGGCTTCATCGCGCAACAAGTCTATCAAGGTTACGGCTTCGACCTGGCCTCACGGATGGCCCGCAAAGCGGTCGAGGAGGTGACCAAGCTCGCCACCGGCACGATCGCAGTGAGCCTCTACAAAGGTCAAGTTCGCTTTGAGTCCGCCCGCGACGTGCCCCACTCGCTCTATTCCGAGGACAACGCCTC encodes:
- a CDS encoding MFS transporter, with the translated sequence MSTTSPVASGSPRRSAPVTVPATLEAEAEAEADESSEVGFSGSSPRVPRTFEALGNLEYRKFFIGHGISLVGTWLQGAAVAWIVFETTRDERMLGLVEAANLMPGVVVGLLAGMVADQVTPRRMVLAMQFGQFVVASTLAALALIGWLPVPLMLAALVVARVCVTFEMPSRQVLIYDVVGRGHLMNAIALNTGLFNASRVVGPSLAGVVLATLGAPACFVLNAVSFTAAMTAVGLMRVRPKPPNARAGDNATASKGWKGALAGFAHLGRDRLVGGLFLMLSGFGVLGMGYSAMIPSYAQVVLGVREIGYSLLLASSGVGATLGALIVASLGPGRDRLQVIALGLVLFAVGLAAAAVVPPLVAGGASGSRLALATAMACLSVVGCGAIMVYSTTQTVIQAAVPDAIRGRIMGVWMIMFSASVPSGALVSGVLASWLGTPQAMLAGSIGVALLALVVGFAFNLISWRANPPIAGDTF
- a CDS encoding DUF2130 domain-containing protein — protein: MIEPTIICPSCKQVIKLTESLAAPLVEKTRVEYQKRLAELEAMMTRREAELESQREQLRREQTLIEERIAHEVDQRRKEIAEEENRRVRRQMAQDLESKQRDLVEALELLKKREAQLEEAKRAEAEFLRCQRDLEDARRELEVTVARRVAESLDRERERARREAEEALQLKVAEKDHLIATMQHQIEELKRRAERGSEQLRGEVLELQFEELLRSRFPGDAIEPVGKGEFGGDLLQRVFAGGSSVSRGTILWEFKRTKNWNDAWLPKLRQDQRAAQADLAVIVSQTLPKGVEGFEYIDQIWVVSPRLAAPLATILRHALVEVAQARLVHEDRQSKEALLYRYLTGPGFRHRFQALLEKFRDLQDDLDKEKKFMQKQWSKREKQLEIIDLNMSGLYGDLEGIVGRSLPEIEGLSLEDETDPSSKATPSLGGDGLNHAARHRLALED
- a CDS encoding MFS transporter, with translation MAATSDSHRADFGNGSEAGPSSGDMLLFWGCFIALIATAFGFIVRTQIINDWGREFDLNFTQKGELFGVGLWPFAISIILFSLIIDKIGYGKAMAFAFLCHVVSAVVTIMAPTLAGDPSDPGYKDRGYWILYFGTFIVALGNGTVEAVINPVVATIFRNQKTKWLNILHAGWPGGLVLGGLLSIGLGDVSWQFKVALLFIPVVAYGAILSRCRFPINERVAMGGSYLTMLQQVGALGALIVVGLIVREVGRVFVIPDMVQLVIIGALVGGYGLAVRSLGSPLFIVLMLIMIPLATTELGTDSWITPLMESQMTAMSLNPGLILIYTSLIMMVLRFSAGPIVHRLSPLGLLALSAALAAGGLVFLSQAQGAVILAAATLYGLGKTFFWPTMLGVVSEQYPEGGALTLNTMGGVGMLAVGVLGNPFLGFIQDTRISDALRQEHPAIYELVTGDRKASVFGEYTPIDAQKVDALLNDETEERQAQAAIFKEIRDRESKRALLTVALLPCLMLVSYIGLIVYFATQGGYKPKSLSHAEEAATEY
- a CDS encoding histone deacetylase family protein, which encodes MSVEKVKARVYHSDRYTLPLPEWHRFPMRKYALLRQQVERAAWSDRVRLLEPPAASDADLERVHDPGYVRRVATGGLRPEEEREIGLPWSEGLVERSRRSTGGTIAAARAALEDFASVNLAGGTHHAHVHKGAGYCVFNDAAVAARALLAEGRVERVVILDCDVHHGDGTAAIFADDPRVFTYSIHSAKNYPMRKPPSDLDVPLPDGIGDTDYLARLEETVPQALDRAGANLAIYLAGADPYEGDRLGRLKLTKEGLRRRDAFIFAECRRRMLPVAVTMAGGYAEPIEDTVEIQLATVRAAVALAVGRD
- the argG gene encoding argininosuccinate synthase yields the protein MNTSQLRGRTVAFAASGGLDSCTITRWLTDQGVTVVAITADLAQPDEPDFAAIEARMRASGAKEFIRVPLHDAIAQAGLEGVQAQARYEGPYWNTTAIGRHVIVAGMIPVMRELGVSILSHGATGRGNDQVRFQLVTNMLAPDFQVYAPWRDPEFLGRFRGRREMIDYCNSHNLPIKATVEAPYSTDANLLGLTHEAGKLESLEVAPSFVEPKMGVTPQCAPDTPQVVTLRFEAGRPVMINGQSVSGFEALRLANQLGGAHGVGIAAHLVENRFVGIKSRGVYEAPGMELLGTAYRYLLELILDRRARAHFDNLSGFIAQQVYQGYGFDLASRMARKAVEEVTKLATGTIAVSLYKGQVRFESARDVPHSLYSEDNASMEAVGEFDHADSEGFLRVLSVGARALGAAGQVPPASLNQRG